Proteins encoded in a region of the Haloglomus salinum genome:
- a CDS encoding LAGLIDADG family homing endonuclease translates to MDRPDNTEIIDRFLEFYRTYCADDIGQLAQAYPNDRKSLYIDWQDLYRFDRDMAEDYVAQPGQMQDYAEEALRLYDLPADVKLGNAHVRMTNLGDSTGIRDIRERHHGNLIAVQGTVNKATSVRPKLREAAFECQRCGTLSYIPQHSGFTEPHQCEGCERQGPFNINFEQSEFVDAQTLRVQESPEGLRGGQTPEAIDVNIEDDITGEVTAGDHVRVTGILRLEQQGNQQEKSLMFEKYMQGVSVEVEDEEFEEMDITEEDKQEIIGLSNDPDIYEKMVASMAPSIWGYETHKKAIIFQLFSGVTKRLPDNSRIRGDLHMLLIGDPGTGKCLDGDTRVTLSDGSEPRIRDLVESNLDDPKPVDDGVWDDVDMEVPSMAPDGSLGTRRATKVWKREAPERMYELTTESGRELTVTPSHPLFVAQDGNVEAVIADDLTEGEFVATPASLETAGHDELDVSYRRSRANNAVRLDPPEELQPWFARLLGYIVAEGHIQDHDSGSGTLYVTNNDREILDDVRQALERLGLNPTERTPHKGKDANEIVCSSSELVSFLGGLEPALLKNSAEQRVPEPIHRATSPVTRAFLRAYIDGEGTISPKQRSVVTASMSRSLLEDVRSLLLSFGIESQLHGRENGSYRLRISGDDFDRYVSQIGFVTGRKRAAAEEMTGGSSNPNRDVVPVAGERLRSVREGLGLTQADCGLPRSTYQHYERGDRNPSRASLRTVLDSFESAEGAAAVADGGTDIEAELGALSALASDDLSWDRIESINAVEPAEEWVYDLEVEGTHNYLSNGVVSHNSQLLQYVKNIAPRSVYTSGKGSSAAGLTATAVRDDFGEGDQWSLEAGALVLADKGIAAIDELDKMDAGDRSAMHEALEQQSISVAKAGINATLKSRCSLLGAANPKYGRFDEYESISEQIDLEPALISRFDLIFTITDKPNEEEDRKLARHIIETNYAGELNTHRNNVPTSNVSEEQLQAATEDVEPAIDADLLRKYVAHAKRSCYPTMTDEARSAIEEFYVDLRSHGEGEDAPVPVTARKLEALVRLAEASARVRLSDTVEQQDADRVIDIVRKSLEDVGMDPETNEFDADMIEAGHSKSQRDRIKGLKAIIQELEDEYEEGAPYDEVLEMAVENGTDRDKAEHEIEKLKQRGEVYEPSQGHLRTT, encoded by the coding sequence ATGGACCGCCCGGACAACACCGAAATCATCGACCGGTTCCTGGAGTTCTACCGGACCTACTGCGCCGACGACATCGGCCAGCTGGCCCAGGCCTACCCCAACGACCGGAAGTCGCTCTACATCGACTGGCAGGACCTCTACCGGTTCGACCGCGACATGGCCGAGGACTACGTCGCCCAGCCCGGCCAGATGCAGGACTACGCCGAGGAGGCGCTCCGGCTCTACGACCTGCCGGCGGACGTGAAGCTGGGAAACGCCCACGTCCGGATGACCAACCTCGGGGACTCGACGGGTATCCGCGACATCCGTGAGCGCCACCACGGGAACCTCATCGCCGTCCAGGGCACCGTCAACAAGGCCACGAGCGTCCGCCCGAAGCTGCGCGAGGCGGCCTTCGAGTGCCAGCGCTGCGGTACCCTCTCGTACATCCCGCAGCACTCGGGTTTCACCGAACCCCACCAGTGCGAGGGCTGCGAACGACAGGGGCCGTTCAACATCAACTTCGAGCAGTCCGAATTCGTCGACGCCCAGACACTGCGGGTCCAGGAGTCGCCCGAGGGCCTGCGCGGCGGGCAGACGCCCGAGGCCATCGACGTCAACATCGAGGACGACATCACCGGCGAGGTCACGGCGGGCGACCACGTTCGGGTCACGGGTATCCTCCGGCTCGAACAGCAGGGCAACCAGCAGGAGAAGTCCCTGATGTTCGAGAAGTACATGCAGGGCGTCTCCGTCGAGGTCGAGGACGAGGAGTTCGAGGAGATGGACATCACCGAGGAGGACAAACAGGAGATCATCGGACTCTCCAACGACCCCGACATCTACGAGAAGATGGTCGCGTCGATGGCGCCCTCCATCTGGGGCTACGAGACCCACAAGAAGGCCATCATTTTCCAGCTGTTCTCCGGCGTGACGAAGCGACTCCCCGACAATTCGCGGATTCGGGGTGACCTGCATATGCTCCTGATAGGCGATCCGGGTACGGGTAAGTGCCTCGACGGCGATACGAGAGTGACTCTCTCGGACGGCTCCGAGCCTCGGATTCGGGACCTCGTGGAGTCGAACCTCGACGATCCGAAGCCGGTCGATGACGGGGTCTGGGACGATGTCGATATGGAGGTACCGTCGATGGCCCCCGATGGTTCTCTGGGGACACGGCGGGCAACGAAGGTCTGGAAGCGGGAGGCACCAGAGCGGATGTACGAGCTCACGACCGAGAGCGGTCGAGAACTGACGGTGACGCCGTCACACCCGCTGTTCGTCGCCCAGGACGGGAATGTCGAGGCCGTTATCGCCGACGACCTAACCGAAGGAGAGTTCGTCGCGACTCCCGCTTCCCTCGAAACCGCGGGACACGACGAACTGGATGTCTCCTACCGCCGGTCGCGAGCGAACAACGCTGTCAGACTCGACCCGCCGGAAGAACTGCAACCGTGGTTTGCACGGCTTCTTGGCTACATCGTTGCAGAAGGACACATACAGGACCACGATTCAGGAAGTGGAACGCTGTACGTCACGAACAACGACCGGGAGATCCTCGATGATGTTCGGCAGGCGCTCGAACGACTCGGCCTCAATCCCACCGAACGAACCCCCCACAAGGGCAAGGATGCGAACGAAATCGTTTGCTCGTCCAGCGAACTGGTGAGTTTCTTGGGGGGACTCGAACCGGCTCTGCTCAAGAACTCCGCTGAACAGCGAGTCCCGGAACCGATCCACCGAGCGACGAGCCCAGTAACCCGAGCCTTCCTCCGTGCCTACATCGATGGCGAGGGGACCATCTCACCGAAGCAGCGGTCGGTGGTCACCGCCTCGATGAGTCGTTCGCTACTGGAGGACGTTCGCAGCCTGCTGCTCTCGTTCGGCATCGAATCGCAACTCCATGGGCGTGAGAACGGGAGCTACCGGCTTCGTATCAGCGGTGACGATTTCGACCGTTACGTGTCCCAGATCGGCTTCGTCACCGGCCGCAAGCGTGCTGCCGCAGAGGAGATGACTGGCGGCTCGTCGAACCCCAATCGTGACGTCGTTCCTGTCGCAGGTGAACGACTCCGGAGCGTTCGAGAGGGGCTGGGACTCACACAGGCCGATTGTGGGCTCCCTCGGTCGACCTACCAGCATTACGAGCGTGGTGACCGGAATCCGAGCAGAGCGAGCCTACGAACTGTTCTGGATTCCTTCGAGTCTGCCGAGGGGGCTGCTGCCGTCGCCGATGGTGGTACCGATATCGAAGCAGAACTGGGAGCGCTCTCCGCGCTGGCGAGTGACGACCTCTCTTGGGACCGTATCGAGTCGATCAACGCCGTAGAGCCAGCCGAGGAGTGGGTGTATGACCTCGAAGTTGAGGGGACACACAACTACCTCTCGAACGGGGTCGTCTCACACAACTCACAACTCCTCCAGTATGTCAAGAATATCGCACCACGTTCGGTTTATACTTCAGGGAAAGGGAGTTCTGCGGCAGGTTTAACAGCAACAGCGGTGAGAGACGACTTCGGCGAAGGTGATCAGTGGTCCCTCGAAGCTGGCGCACTCGTCCTTGCGGACAAGGGTATCGCGGCCATCGACGAGCTGGACAAGATGGACGCCGGTGACCGTTCAGCCATGCACGAGGCGCTAGAGCAGCAATCTATTAGCGTAGCCAAGGCTGGAATAAATGCCACTCTCAAGTCTCGCTGCTCGCTGCTCGGCGCCGCGAACCCCAAGTACGGTCGCTTCGACGAGTACGAGTCCATCTCCGAGCAGATCGACCTGGAGCCGGCGCTCATCTCCCGGTTCGACCTCATCTTCACCATCACGGACAAGCCCAACGAGGAGGAGGACCGCAAGCTGGCCCGGCACATCATCGAGACGAACTACGCGGGGGAGCTGAACACCCACCGCAACAACGTGCCGACCTCGAACGTCTCGGAGGAGCAGCTACAGGCCGCGACCGAGGACGTGGAGCCGGCCATCGACGCAGACCTCCTCCGCAAGTACGTCGCGCACGCGAAGCGCTCCTGCTACCCGACGATGACCGACGAGGCCCGGAGCGCCATCGAGGAGTTCTACGTGGACCTGCGCTCGCATGGCGAGGGGGAGGACGCGCCCGTGCCCGTCACGGCCCGGAAGCTGGAGGCGCTGGTGCGGCTCGCGGAGGCGAGCGCCCGGGTCCGGCTCTCTGACACCGTCGAGCAGCAGGACGCCGACCGCGTCATCGACATCGTCCGCAAGTCGCTGGAGGACGTGGGGATGGACCCCGAGACCAACGAGTTCGACGCGGACATGATCGAGGCGGGCCACTCGAAGAGCCAGCGCGACCGCATCAAGGGCCTGAAGGCCATCATCCAGGAGCTCGAGGACGAGTACGAGGAGGGGGCCCCGTACGACGAGGTGCTGGAGATGGCCGTCGAGAACGGGACCGACCGCGACAAGGCCGAGCACGAGATCGAGAAGCTGAAACAGCGCGGTGAGGTGTACGAGCCGTCGCAGGGGCACCTCCGGACGACGTGA
- the ligA gene encoding NAD-dependent DNA ligase LigA: MSDAAQAADDNPYLRDPPTDFEPVDDLDQETAVEQARRLREAIRFHDQRYYVEADPAIDDRTYDQLFDRLEALEAAFDLDATNSPTNRIGGEPLDELETVEHVAPMLSIASSGDPDEVREFDRRVRDRLADADIEAEVTYVCEPKFDGISVELVYEDGNLERAATRGDGYEGDDITANIRTVGSIPQRLRGDPPEYLAVRGELFMPRGPFSAYNSERVAEGKEPFANPRNAVAGTVRQLDPSTVAERPLDCFFFDVLESSADFETHTEQVRQLPEWGLKTSAKVEQVDTIEDALDYRDRLLAERDDLSYEVDGTVIKLDDRAACEALGATSRAPRWAFAYKFPARTEETTVRQIAVQVGRTGRLTPVAMLDPVEVGGVTVSRATLHNPDQIADLGVDVGDRVRIQRAGDVIPYVEEVTESSSAGHFEFPDHCPACDSAVERDGPNAFCTGGLACPAQLQRAVQHYAARAGLDIEGLGEKMVAQLIEEGLVEGIPDLYDLTVEELAELEGWGETSAENLVTELEAATEPPLADFLAAIGVPEVGKTTATNLARHFGTLDAVIDASEEELEAVDDVGPIVAEEIYEFFRSERNRAVVDALRDRGVEPQEAETETGDELDGLTFVFTGSLDGYTRGEAQDLVERHGGNATSSVSGNTDYLVAGSNPGASKQDDAAANDVPIVDQERFEELLAEHSVEMEE, from the coding sequence ATGAGCGACGCCGCGCAGGCAGCCGACGACAATCCCTACCTCCGGGACCCACCGACCGACTTCGAGCCGGTCGACGACCTCGACCAGGAGACAGCGGTCGAGCAGGCCCGGCGACTCCGCGAGGCCATCCGCTTCCACGACCAGCGCTACTACGTCGAGGCCGACCCCGCTATCGACGACCGGACGTACGACCAGTTGTTCGACCGGCTGGAGGCACTCGAGGCCGCGTTCGACCTCGATGCGACGAACTCGCCGACGAATCGCATCGGGGGAGAGCCGCTGGACGAACTGGAGACCGTCGAGCACGTCGCGCCGATGCTCTCCATCGCCTCCTCGGGCGACCCCGACGAGGTCCGGGAGTTCGACCGCCGAGTCCGGGACCGACTGGCCGACGCGGATATCGAAGCCGAGGTGACCTACGTCTGCGAGCCGAAGTTCGACGGCATCTCCGTCGAACTCGTCTACGAGGACGGCAACCTCGAACGCGCGGCGACGCGCGGCGACGGGTACGAGGGGGATGATATCACCGCCAACATCCGGACCGTCGGCTCCATCCCGCAGCGGCTGCGTGGCGACCCGCCGGAGTACCTGGCCGTCCGGGGGGAGCTGTTCATGCCGCGCGGCCCGTTCTCGGCGTACAACTCCGAGCGGGTCGCCGAGGGGAAGGAGCCGTTCGCGAACCCGCGGAACGCCGTCGCGGGGACGGTCCGGCAGCTCGACCCGTCGACCGTCGCCGAGCGGCCACTGGACTGCTTCTTCTTCGACGTCCTCGAGTCGAGTGCCGACTTCGAGACCCACACCGAGCAGGTCCGTCAGCTCCCGGAGTGGGGGCTGAAGACGAGCGCGAAGGTCGAGCAGGTCGACACCATCGAGGACGCGCTGGACTACCGCGACCGGCTGCTCGCCGAGCGCGACGACCTCTCCTACGAGGTCGACGGGACCGTCATCAAACTCGACGACCGCGCGGCGTGCGAGGCGCTGGGGGCCACGTCGCGGGCGCCGCGCTGGGCGTTCGCCTACAAGTTCCCCGCACGGACCGAGGAGACGACCGTCCGTCAGATCGCCGTGCAGGTCGGTCGGACGGGGCGACTGACGCCGGTCGCGATGCTCGACCCCGTCGAGGTCGGTGGCGTCACCGTCTCGCGAGCGACCCTCCACAACCCCGACCAGATCGCCGACCTCGGCGTCGATGTGGGCGACCGCGTCCGCATCCAGCGTGCGGGTGACGTCATCCCGTACGTCGAGGAGGTGACGGAGTCCTCGTCGGCAGGGCACTTCGAGTTCCCCGACCACTGTCCCGCGTGTGACAGCGCCGTCGAGCGCGACGGCCCGAACGCGTTCTGCACCGGTGGGCTGGCCTGTCCGGCACAGCTCCAGCGTGCGGTCCAGCACTACGCCGCCCGAGCCGGGCTGGACATCGAGGGGCTCGGCGAGAAGATGGTCGCGCAGCTCATCGAGGAGGGACTCGTCGAGGGCATCCCGGACCTGTACGACCTCACGGTCGAGGAACTGGCCGAGCTGGAGGGGTGGGGCGAGACGAGCGCCGAGAACCTCGTCACGGAACTGGAGGCCGCGACGGAGCCGCCGCTGGCCGACTTCCTCGCCGCCATCGGCGTCCCGGAGGTCGGCAAGACCACGGCCACGAACCTCGCGCGCCACTTCGGCACGCTCGACGCGGTGATAGACGCTTCCGAGGAGGAACTCGAGGCCGTCGACGACGTGGGCCCCATCGTCGCCGAGGAGATCTACGAGTTCTTCCGGAGCGAGCGGAACCGCGCGGTGGTCGACGCCCTCCGCGATCGCGGCGTCGAGCCACAGGAAGCCGAGACCGAGACCGGGGACGAACTCGACGGCCTCACATTCGTGTTCACTGGCTCGCTCGATGGCTACACCAGAGGCGAGGCTCAGGACCTCGTCGAGCGCCACGGCGGCAACGCCACCAGCAGCGTCTCCGGGAACACGGACTACCTCGTGGCCGGCTCGAATCCGGGTGCCAGCAAGCAGGACGACGCCGCGGCCAACGACGTCCCAATCGTCGACCAGGAGCGGTTCGAGGAACTCCTCGCCGAGCACAGTGTCGAGATGGAGGAGTGA
- a CDS encoding DUF5789 family protein produces the protein MRFMNDVDEKIDAHSYPATTEELVEAYGELELETVDGTETFGELIALLGEQTFDDAEEVRLTAYSALSEEAVGRVGYSDRDAPGLGESGHEQVSF, from the coding sequence ATGCGCTTCATGAACGACGTGGACGAGAAGATCGACGCCCACTCCTACCCCGCGACGACCGAGGAACTGGTCGAGGCGTACGGGGAACTGGAGCTGGAGACGGTCGACGGGACCGAGACCTTCGGCGAACTCATCGCGCTGCTGGGCGAGCAGACGTTCGACGACGCCGAGGAGGTCCGTCTCACCGCCTACTCCGCGCTCTCGGAGGAGGCCGTCGGTCGCGTCGGCTACTCGGACCGCGATGCCCCCGGACTGGGCGAGAGCGGGCACGAGCAGGTTTCCTTCTAA
- a CDS encoding PHP domain-containing protein: MVVADLHTHTTNSDGEMTLAEVPAAARRAGVEVVAVTDHDRLHPGLDASVTERDGVTVVHGIELRVESPAGRVDLLGYGVRETPALADLVDHLQRDRVERGRAMVERVENHLDIDLDVTVEPGFGRPDVARAVAAATEYEFGEVFDDLIGEDQPCYVARDIPTFEAGREVLAGACALVGLAHPFRYEDPAAALELTAALDAVERYYPYGFDPEVSAVEAAMDANDLLATGGSDAHDHQFGRAGLERSEWERVRVRLPDP; this comes from the coding sequence ATGGTCGTCGCGGACCTCCACACGCACACGACGAACTCGGACGGGGAGATGACGCTGGCCGAGGTACCGGCAGCCGCTCGTCGGGCCGGCGTCGAGGTGGTCGCGGTGACGGACCACGACCGACTCCACCCCGGACTGGACGCCTCCGTAACCGAGCGCGACGGCGTGACCGTCGTCCACGGCATCGAGCTCCGGGTCGAGAGTCCCGCGGGGCGCGTCGACCTGCTCGGGTACGGGGTCCGCGAGACGCCGGCGCTGGCCGACCTCGTCGACCACCTCCAGCGGGACCGGGTCGAGCGCGGCCGGGCGATGGTCGAGCGGGTCGAGAACCACCTCGATATCGACCTCGACGTGACCGTCGAGCCGGGCTTCGGCCGGCCGGACGTCGCCAGGGCCGTCGCCGCAGCCACGGAGTACGAGTTCGGCGAGGTGTTCGACGACCTCATCGGCGAGGACCAACCCTGCTACGTCGCGCGCGACATCCCGACGTTCGAGGCCGGCCGGGAGGTACTGGCCGGGGCCTGCGCGCTGGTCGGCCTCGCACACCCGTTCCGGTACGAGGACCCCGCAGCCGCACTCGAGCTGACGGCGGCCCTCGACGCGGTAGAGCGGTACTACCCCTACGGATTCGACCCGGAGGTTTCTGCCGTGGAGGCGGCGATGGACGCGAACGACCTGCTGGCGACCGGCGGCAGCGACGCGCACGACCACCAGTTCGGCCGAGCCGGGCTGGAGCGGTCGGAGTGGGAACGGGTTCGGGTCCGGTTGCCGGACCCGTAG
- a CDS encoding DUF6757 family protein, producing MQCHYCDEDAALAVEKDGIKVGLCEDHFQERLEELSESGFLEDIQEDLDIDR from the coding sequence ATGCAGTGCCACTACTGCGACGAGGACGCCGCTCTCGCCGTCGAGAAAGACGGCATCAAGGTCGGGCTCTGCGAGGACCACTTCCAGGAACGCCTGGAGGAGCTCTCCGAGTCCGGCTTCCTGGAGGATATCCAGGAGGACCTCGATATCGACCGATGA
- a CDS encoding GIY-YIG nuclease family protein: MSHYAYLLRCADGTFYAGYTTDPERRVAEHDAGEGAKYTRGRTPVELVHLEAFPDRSAAMSREYELKQLSHDAKAALAESETGVDTERTEER; this comes from the coding sequence GTGAGTCACTACGCCTATCTGCTGCGCTGTGCCGACGGGACGTTCTACGCCGGCTACACGACGGACCCCGAACGACGCGTCGCCGAGCACGACGCCGGCGAGGGGGCGAAGTACACCCGGGGTCGGACGCCCGTGGAACTGGTCCATCTGGAGGCGTTCCCGGACCGGTCGGCCGCGATGTCGCGCGAGTACGAACTCAAACAGCTCTCGCACGACGCGAAGGCAGCACTGGCCGAGAGCGAGACCGGTGTAGATACCGAACGGACGGAAGAACGCTGA
- a CDS encoding DUF7563 family protein, which produces MPRCDHCDAHVSDRFARVFADERGDIHACPNCSANAGIAEVSRERAHETRS; this is translated from the coding sequence ATGCCAAGGTGCGACCACTGCGACGCGCACGTCTCGGACCGGTTCGCGCGCGTGTTCGCCGACGAACGCGGGGATATCCACGCGTGTCCGAACTGCTCGGCGAACGCGGGTATCGCCGAGGTATCGAGAGAGCGCGCACACGAAACACGGTCCTGA
- the larB gene encoding nickel pincer cofactor biosynthesis protein LarB, with the protein MRDLLERVARGETSPATAEAELRGYTTLDAGRFDAARERRTGIPEGILAEGKTAPEVAALAAAAVETTGHALVTRADTEDATAVRRVLAAEEPDATVAWDERGRTVVVHAPDYEPPALSASVGVVTAGTSDAQPAREAVTVAREMGADIRLVEDVGVASIDRVLDALPEIREPDVLVVAAGREGALPTVVAGLVDAPVIGLPVATGYGHGGVGQAALSGMLQSCTPLTVVNIGAGFTAGSQAGLVARTVSAAREASE; encoded by the coding sequence ATGCGCGACTTGCTCGAACGGGTCGCTCGCGGTGAGACGAGCCCGGCGACCGCCGAGGCCGAACTCCGTGGGTACACGACGCTCGACGCCGGGCGGTTCGACGCCGCCCGGGAGCGACGGACGGGGATTCCCGAGGGGATTCTCGCCGAGGGGAAGACTGCGCCCGAGGTGGCGGCACTCGCGGCCGCCGCCGTCGAGACGACCGGCCACGCGCTCGTGACGCGGGCCGATACCGAAGACGCGACGGCGGTCCGGCGCGTGCTCGCGGCCGAGGAACCGGATGCGACCGTCGCGTGGGACGAGCGCGGCCGGACGGTCGTCGTCCACGCCCCCGACTACGAACCGCCCGCGCTGTCGGCGAGCGTGGGTGTCGTGACCGCCGGCACGTCCGACGCCCAGCCGGCACGCGAGGCGGTCACGGTCGCCCGTGAGATGGGGGCCGATATCCGGCTCGTCGAGGACGTGGGGGTCGCCAGCATCGACCGGGTACTCGACGCGCTCCCCGAGATCCGCGAGCCGGACGTGCTCGTCGTCGCCGCCGGGCGCGAGGGGGCGCTCCCCACGGTGGTCGCGGGGCTGGTCGACGCGCCCGTCATCGGGCTCCCGGTTGCGACCGGCTACGGCCACGGTGGAGTGGGACAGGCTGCCCTGTCGGGCATGCTCCAGTCCTGCACGCCGCTGACGGTCGTCAACATCGGTGCGGGGTTCACTGCGGGGTCGCAGGCGGGCCTGGTCGCCCGGACCGTCAGCGCCGCCCGGGAGGCGTCCGAGTGA
- a CDS encoding DUF1931 family protein, giving the protein MADLIVKAAVKDALDDMNVASDFYDALDEEVEELLEDASRRADANDRKTVQPRDL; this is encoded by the coding sequence ATGGCAGACCTGATCGTCAAGGCCGCTGTGAAGGACGCACTGGACGACATGAACGTTGCTTCGGACTTCTACGACGCGCTCGACGAGGAAGTCGAGGAGCTCCTCGAGGACGCCTCCCGCCGAGCCGACGCCAACGACCGGAAGACGGTCCAGCCGCGCGACCTGTAA
- the rpiA gene encoding ribose-5-phosphate isomerase RpiA yields the protein MKSNDGAAAAKRRAGESAADRVSDGEVVGLGTGSTAAHAIRALGRVVDGGLDIRGIPTSHQSRALAREAGLPLTTLEDATPDVAIDGADQVAPLGVGDVTGDGFADAEGTILVKGGGAAHAREKVVDAAADRLLVVVDESKLAPVPDHPVPVEVLPDAVPTVETRVRDLGGEPSLRAAERKDGPVVTDNGNLVLDCDFGTIEAAGDLATQLDAIPGVVAHGLFVDLAAELHVGLVDDTVVHEF from the coding sequence ATGAAGTCGAACGACGGGGCGGCAGCGGCCAAGCGCCGGGCCGGCGAATCCGCCGCCGACCGAGTCAGCGACGGCGAGGTCGTCGGCCTCGGCACGGGGAGCACGGCCGCCCACGCCATCCGGGCGCTCGGGCGGGTCGTCGATGGCGGGCTCGATATCCGGGGCATCCCGACCTCCCATCAGTCCCGGGCGCTCGCCCGGGAGGCCGGCCTCCCGCTGACGACGCTGGAGGACGCCACGCCCGACGTGGCCATCGACGGCGCGGACCAGGTCGCGCCGCTCGGGGTCGGTGACGTGACAGGCGACGGGTTCGCCGACGCCGAGGGGACCATCCTCGTGAAGGGCGGCGGGGCCGCACACGCCCGCGAGAAGGTCGTCGACGCGGCGGCAGACCGGCTGCTGGTCGTGGTAGACGAGTCGAAGCTCGCGCCGGTACCCGACCACCCCGTCCCGGTCGAGGTGTTGCCGGACGCCGTCCCGACGGTCGAAACGCGGGTCCGTGACCTCGGTGGTGAACCGTCCCTCCGGGCCGCCGAGCGCAAGGACGGCCCGGTCGTGACCGACAACGGGAACCTCGTGCTCGACTGCGATTTCGGAACCATCGAGGCGGCCGGGGACCTCGCCACGCAACTCGACGCGATACCGGGCGTCGTTGCGCACGGGCTCTTCGTCGACCTCGCCGCCGAACTCCACGTGGGGCTGGTCGACGACACGGTCGTCCACGAGTTCTGA
- the glmM gene encoding phosphoglucosamine mutase: protein MFGTSGVRGPVGEDVTAELALRVGRALGDRDRVVVGRDPRDSGRLLVDALAAGCRECGVEVVDLGVAATPTVGRAVAWEDADAGVAITASHNPAPDNGIKLWQPSGQAFDGPLREEIEGRVRADDPDLAAWDGLGDRRRADATDRHAAALVDAVDDCERSVALDIGNGAGGVTATALADLGCHVETLNAQPDGSFPGRPSEPTPEHCESLATLVREGKADLGIAHDGDADRMRAVAGDGEFLSGDTLLAVLAGDAASDGDSVAVPVDTSLAVEDFLAERGVETVRTPVGDVYVAAAAAEDGVAFGGEPSGAWIWPEETLCPDGPLAACRLAALDAERPLAERAADVPTYPIRRENVETEAKTAVMERIRETVTAEYDAADVSTLDGVRVDRGGGWFLLRASGTQPLVRVTAEARDPERADALRETALSLVDAARSE from the coding sequence ATGTTCGGAACCAGCGGCGTGCGTGGGCCCGTCGGCGAGGACGTGACCGCCGAACTCGCGCTCCGCGTCGGGCGCGCGCTCGGCGACCGCGACCGCGTCGTCGTCGGACGGGACCCCCGTGACTCGGGGCGGCTCCTCGTGGATGCGCTCGCGGCCGGCTGCCGGGAGTGCGGCGTCGAGGTCGTCGACCTCGGCGTCGCCGCGACCCCCACCGTCGGCCGCGCGGTCGCGTGGGAGGACGCCGACGCCGGCGTCGCCATCACGGCCTCGCACAACCCCGCACCCGACAACGGCATCAAGCTCTGGCAGCCCTCCGGGCAGGCGTTCGACGGGCCCCTGCGTGAGGAGATCGAGGGCCGCGTCCGCGCCGACGACCCCGACCTCGCGGCGTGGGACGGGCTCGGCGACCGGCGACGAGCAGACGCGACCGACCGGCACGCCGCCGCGCTGGTCGACGCCGTCGACGACTGCGAGCGCTCGGTCGCCCTCGACATCGGCAACGGCGCGGGCGGCGTGACCGCGACGGCGCTCGCCGACCTGGGCTGCCACGTCGAGACGCTCAACGCCCAGCCCGACGGCTCGTTCCCGGGGCGGCCCTCCGAGCCGACGCCCGAGCACTGCGAGAGCCTCGCGACGCTCGTGCGAGAGGGAAAGGCCGACCTCGGCATCGCCCACGACGGCGACGCCGACAGGATGCGCGCGGTGGCGGGCGACGGCGAGTTCCTCTCCGGCGACACCCTCCTGGCGGTACTGGCAGGAGACGCGGCGAGCGACGGCGATTCCGTGGCTGTCCCTGTCGACACGAGCCTCGCGGTCGAGGACTTCCTCGCCGAGCGCGGCGTGGAGACGGTCCGGACACCCGTGGGCGATGTCTACGTCGCGGCCGCCGCGGCCGAGGACGGCGTCGCGTTCGGCGGCGAACCCTCGGGCGCGTGGATATGGCCCGAGGAGACGCTCTGTCCCGACGGCCCGCTCGCGGCCTGCCGGCTGGCCGCACTCGACGCCGAGCGACCGCTGGCCGAGCGTGCGGCCGACGTGCCGACCTACCCCATCCGCCGCGAGAACGTCGAGACCGAGGCGAAGACGGCGGTCATGGAGCGGATTCGAGAGACCGTCACCGCGGAGTACGACGCCGCCGACGTGTCGACGCTGGACGGCGTCCGCGTCGACCGGGGCGGCGGCTGGTTCCTGCTCCGCGCCAGCGGGACCCAGCCGCTCGTCCGCGTAACCGCCGAGGCACGTGACCCCGAACGGGCCGACGCGCTCCGGGAGACGGCGCTATCGCTGGTCGACGCTGCACGCAGTGAGTAG
- a CDS encoding DUF7563 family protein, whose protein sequence is MPECQNCSSFVTAAYARVFTPNGVESPRVCPRCEDKIRDGADVREARSTRRT, encoded by the coding sequence ATGCCGGAGTGTCAGAACTGTTCTTCGTTCGTAACGGCAGCATACGCTCGGGTCTTCACACCGAACGGTGTCGAGAGCCCCCGTGTCTGCCCCCGGTGTGAGGATAAGATCCGCGACGGCGCGGACGTACGAGAGGCGCGCTCGACCCGACGAACCTGA